The proteins below come from a single Drosophila teissieri strain GT53w chromosome 3L, Prin_Dtei_1.1, whole genome shotgun sequence genomic window:
- the LOC122616502 gene encoding uncharacterized protein LOC122616502, which produces MRNNQADNTQRQKLGLERKRQRQRRVWGLTIAVATLVALRHRGTNLHHKK; this is translated from the coding sequence atgcgAAACAACCAGGCAGACAACACCCAACGGCAAAAACTCGGCCTGGAGAGaaagaggcagcggcagcgacgcgTCTGGGGGCTTACAATTGCGGTCGCAACACTAGTGGCGCTTCGACACAGGGGCACAAATTTACACCACAAAAAATAA
- the LOC122617302 gene encoding CTD nuclear envelope phosphatase 1 homolog, protein MHNFEFLTMPIKSDFILIYFFGFATMGLVIGVACLVIPRLWLFLANVYKIYVEYTPIIYPKEDRLSPVSRSRLNLVARKTLVLDMDETMITSWLKKSGKKPKNKPRIAHDFKFYLPAYEATIYVYKRPYLDHFLDRVSKWYDLVVFTAGAEIYASPILDFLDGGRGILNSRLYRQDCLEMYGTRAKSVLLAAPDFSNVLLLDNSSTECSFNAGNAILIKSYEIGSRDEALINLLPFLDALRFMKDVRSVLKRCTRFEFFSTILESVAQ, encoded by the exons ATGcacaattttgaatttctaaCGATGCCGATTAAAagtgatttcattttaattta CTTCTTTGGCTTCGCCACAATGGGTCTGGTGATAGGCGTGGCCTGCCTGGTGATTCCTCGATTGTGGCTGTTCCTGGCGAATGTGTACAAGATTTACGTGGAGTACACTCCCATCATTTACCCCAAGGAGGATCGCCTGTCGCCGGTCTCAAGGAGCCGACTGAACCTCGTGGCCCGGAAGACACTTGTCCTGGACATGGATGAGACCATGATCACGTCGTGGTTGAAGAAGAGTGGCAAGAAACCAAAGAACAAGCCCAGAATTGCGCACGACTTTAAGTTCTACTTGCCGGCCTACGAAGCCACAATCTATGTGTACAAACGGCCCTATTTGGATCACTTCCTCGATCGCGTATCCAAGTGGTACGACCTCGTTGTCTTCACAGCCGGAGCCGAGATATATGCCTCTCCGATTCTGGACTTCCTGGACGGAGGACGGGGCATCCTGAATAGTCGCCTCTACCGACAGGATTGCCTTGAAATGTATGGAACGAGGGCCAAGTCCGTACTGCTGGCTGCGCCGGATTTTTCCAATGTTTTGCTACTGGACAACTCGAGCACGGAGTGCAGTTTCAATGCGGGAAACGCCATTCTCATCAAGTCCTATGAGATTGGCAGTCGCGATGAGGCCCTCATCAATTTGTTGCCCTTTCTGGACGCCCTGCGATTCATGAAGGATGTGCGATCGGTGCTCAAACGCTGCACTCGCTTCGAGTTTTTTAGCACAATTCTCGAGAGTGTTGCTCAGTGA
- the LOC122616721 gene encoding probable protein phosphatase 2C T23F11.1: protein MGQTLSEPVTAKESSYCQNAAYRVGSSCMQGWRINMEDSHTHILSLPDDPGAAFFAVYDGHGGATVAQYAGKHLHKFVLKRPEYNDNIEQALQQGFLDIDLVMLRNKTCGDQMAGSTAVVVLVKDNKLYCANAGDSRAIACVNGQLEVLSLDHKPNNEAESKRIIEGGGWVEFNRVNGNLALSRALGDYVFKQENKRPEDQIVTAYPDVETRKIMEDWEFIVLACDGIWDVMSNAEVLEFCRTRIGMGMYPEEICEELMNHCLAPDCQMGGLGGDNMTVVLVCLLHDRPYSDLIARCRNGSQATNDQEVVDDATKDEVTKDEAEAETDTETETQTKPCQKQSNSGPIDDEMKLGTHLNKLAAIESHYIYD, encoded by the exons ATGGGTCAGACTCTATCGGAACCGGTGACCGCCAAGGAGTCCTCGTACTGCCAGAACGCCGCCTACCGCGTGGGCAGCTCCTGCATGCAGGGGTGGCGCATCAACATGGAGGACTCGCACACCCACATCCTGTCCCTGCCGGACGATCCGGGTGCGGCCTTCTTCGCCGTCTACGATGGACACGGAGGCGCCACGGTGGCCCAGTATGCCGGCAAGCACCTGCACAAGTTCGTTCTCAAGCGGCCGGAGTACAACGACAACATCGAACAGGCGCTGCAGCAG GGCTTTCTGGACATAGACTTGGTGATGCTGCGCAACAAGACATGTGGTGACCAGATGGCTGGCTCGACTGCCGTTGTGGTTCTGGTCAAAGACAACAAGCTGTATTGCGCAAACGCAGGGGACTCGCGCGCCATTGCCTGCGTAAACGGACAACTGGAGGTCCTATCGCTGGATCACAAGCCCAACAACGAGGCGGAGTCCAAGCGGATCATCGAGGGCGGCGGTTGGGTGGAGTTCAATCGCGTCAACGGCAATCTGGCACTTTCGCGGGCCCTCGGAGACTATGTCTTCAAGCAGGAGAACAAAAGACCGGAAGATCAAATCGTCACAG CCTACCCGGACGTGGAGACGCGCAAAATCATGGAGGATTGGGAATTCATCGTGCTGGCTTGCGATGGCATTTGGGATGTAATGAGCAATGCGGAAGTGCTCGAGTTCTGTCGCACGCGCATAGGCATGGGCATGTATCCGGAGGAGATCTGCGAGGAGCTGATGAACCACTGCCTGGCACCCGACTGTCAAATGGGCGGCCTCGGCGGCGACAATATGACCGTGGTGCTGGTGTGCCTGCTCCACGACCGTCCCTACAGCGATCTGATAGCCCGCTGCCGGAATGGAAGCCAGGCGACCAATGACCAAGAGGTAGTCGACGATGCGACGAAGGATGAAGTCACAAAGGATGAAGCCGAGGCGGAAACCGATACCGAAACGGAAACGCAAACCAAACCCTGCCAGAAGCAATCCAATTCCGGTCCCATAGACGATGAAATGAAGCTGGGGACGCATCTAAACAAGTTGGCAGCGATCGAAAGCCACTATATCTATGATTAA